CTCCTGCCCTGCGCTAATCGTGTTGACGGACTGGCCCTCAACAAACAGCGCGGTGACCTTGCTGGTCAGCTCCAGGCTGTCGTAACCTTTAAATTCAGAGGCGCCCTCAACGCGGATCATGGCGTTGTAGTCTGCGCCAAAGCCGCTGGATTCACGGGCGCGGTTGCGCTGCGCTTCCATTGCGACCTTAAAGCCCTCTTCGTCGACTTTAATATCGCGCTCGCGACAGACGTCGGCGGTGAGATCCATTGGGAAGCCGTAGGTGTCATACAGACGAAAGACGGTTTCACCGTCCAGCGTATCGCCGGTCAGCTTCGCCAGCTCTTCGTCGAGCAGCGCCAGGCCACGCTCCAGCGTGCGGGCAAACTGCTCTTCTTCGGTTTTCAGCGTCTGCTCAACCTGCGCCTGCTGGCTCTTCAGCTCTTCACCTGCCGCACCCATCACGTCGATCAGCGGGGCAACCAGCTTGTAGAAGAAGGTCTCTTTCGCGCCGAGCATGTTGCCATGACGGACCGCGCGACGAATGATACGACGCAGCACGTAGCCACGGCTCTCGTTCGACGGCAGCACGCCATCGGCGAGCAGGAACGCACAGGAGCGGATGTGGTCGGCAATCACGCGCAGGGATTTGTTGCTCAGATCGGTTGCGCCGGTCACTTTCGCGACGGCAGCGATCAGATCGCGGAACAGGTCGATCTCATAGTTCGAGTTAACGTGCTGCAGCACTGCCGCAATACGCTCCAGACCCATACCGGTGTCCACGGATGGCTTCGGCAGCGGCTCCATGGTGCCATCGGCCTGGCGGTTGAACTGCATAAAGACGATGTTCCAGATCTCAATGTAGCGATCGCCGTCTTCGTCCGGGCTACCCGGAGGACCGCCAGCGATATGCGCGCCGTGGTCGAAGAAGATCTCGGTACAGGGGCCGCACGGACCGGTGTCGCCCATCTGCCAGAAGTTATCAGAAGCGTAGGCACCGCCTTTGTTATCACCAATGCGGATGATACGTTCGCGCGGGATGCCAACCTCTTTTTCCCAGATTTCGTAAGCTTCGTCGTCGGTTTCGTAGACGGTTACCCACAGGCGATCTTTCGGCAGGTTGAACCAGTTTTCACCGGTCAGCAGTTCCCATGCGTACTGGATAGCATCGTGTTTGAAATAGTCGCCAAAGCTGAAGTTACCCAGCATTTCAAAGAAGGTGTGATGGCGCGCGGTGTAACCGACGTTTTCCAGATCGTTGTGTTTACCGCCCGCACGCACGCAGCGCTGCGAGGTGGTTGCGCGGGAATAATTACGCTTGTCGAGACCAAGGAAAACATCCTTGAACTGGTTCATCCCGGCGTTGGTAAACAGCAGAGTTGGATCGTTGTTGGGTACCAGGGAGCTGCTTGCAACAACCTGATGACCTTTACTATGGAAAAAATCGAGAAACGCCTGACGGATCTCAGCGGTGCTCTTGCTCATAATTATCCTGAAATCAAGCTAACGAAATGTCGCAGCTGGCGTTTCTCCCTGTTACAGGCGAGGACCAGCTACTGGAAAAAGTGGGAATAAGATAAGTTTTCTTGACTGCGAAGTAAAATCCCGTATGCAGCCAGGCCGTAAAATTTCACCAAAGTTCTTTAATATCCTCCATCAGAAATCCCCGATAGAGTAAAAAACGCTGTACTTTCACCTTCTCAGCAAAGACCGCTGGCAGCGGATCGCCATATTTGCGCTGCGCCTGCTCGCGGGCAATCTCAATCCAGTCGATGTCGCTTTCGCGCATCGCCTCTTCTCCCGTTTCCCGGTCAATTCCCTTCTGGGTCAGCTCCTGGCGGATACGTGCCGGACCATAGCCTTTACGGCTGCGGCTGGCGATAAACTGGCGGGCAAAACGGGCATCGTCAAGATAGCGGTTTTCATAGCACCAGTTCACTACGTTATTGATATCGTCTTCGGTGGCATCTACCGGCTCAGGTCCGGTTTTGGTCATCACCGGGGCGGTCAGCTTGCGGCGGAACTCCTGTTCGCTGTGGTCGCGCATGCCGAGAATGCGCATGGCGCGATCGAGCAAGCGGGAATAGGCGGAGCGGCGGGGCGAGGTATCTGTCATGGCACACCTGCTGGATAGATAAATAGCAAAAAGGGCTGCATCGGCAGCCCTTGTTTATTACGTCAGATTATTAAAAATCTTCGTTGGTCTCTTTTGCATTGACGTCGTTGTCGTCAACCGTAAAGTCCGGTTTGGTGTCCGGGTTCGTGAGCAGAATTTCACGGATCTTCGTTTCGATCTCTTTCGCGGTAGCCGGGTTCTCTTTCAGCCAGGTGGTCGCATTCGCTTTACCCTGACCGATCTTCTCACCGTTGTAGCTATACCATGCGCCCGCTTTTTCGATCAGCTTCTCTTTCACGCCCAGGTCAACCAGCTCGCCGTAGAAGTTGATACCTTCGCCGTAGAGGATCTGGAACTCAGCCTGTTTGAACGGCGCAGCGATCTTGTTTTTCACCACTTTCACGCGGGTTTCGCTACCGACCACGTTATCGCCCTCTTTCACCGCGCCGATACGGCGGATGTCGAGACGCACGGAGGCGTAGAATTTCAGCGCGTTACCGCCGGTGGTGGTTTCCGGGTTACCGAACATCACACCAATCTTCATACGGATCTGGTTGATGAAGATCAGCAGGGTGTTGGACTGCTTCAGGTTACCCGCCAGCTTACGCATCGCCTGGCTCATCATACGTGCCGCGAGGCCCATGTGAGAGTCACCGATCTCGCCTTCGATCTCGGCTTTCGGCGTCAGTGCCGCAACGGAGTCAACCACCAGCACGTCAACCGCACCGGAGCGCGCCAGCGCGTCACAGATCTCAAGCGCCTGCTCACCGGTATCCGGCTGGGAGCAGAGCAGGTTGTCGATATCAACGCCCAGCTTGCGCGCGTACACAGGGTCAAGCGCGTGCTCTGCATCGATAAAGGCACAGGTTTTACCCTGACGCTGGGCAGCAGCAATAACCTGCAGTGTCAGGGTCGTTTTACCTGAGGACTCCGGCCCGTAGATCTCTACGATACGGCCCATTGGCAGGCCACCCGCACCGAGGGCGATGTCCAGTGAAAGCGAACCCGTGGAGATCGTTTCTACGTCCATAGTACGGTCTTCACCCAGGCGCATGATGGAGCCTTTACCGAATTGCTTTTCGATCTGGCCCAGTGCTGCCGCCAACGCTTTCTGTTTGTTTTCGTCGATAGCCATTATTACTCCTGTCATGCCGGGTAAAGCAGGTGATGCTCGCCGGGGATTACTGTTTTGTTGCGCTCATTATACTGTATACGCATACAGTATCAAGCTCTTTGTAGAAAATGTTGCCACAGGGTTTGCAGGGCATACGCGGTGGCCTGACGGCGCACGCTTTCACGGTCACCGGCGAAGCATTCCCGCCGAGTGATCCCCTCTCCCGCCGCGCTGGCGAAGCCAAACCAGACCGTGCCGACCGGCTTGTTTTCGCTGCCGCCGTCCGGGCCCGCGATACCGCTAATAGAGACGGCATAGGTCGCACGGGCGGCCTTAATTGCACCGATCGCCATCTCAACGACCACTGGCTCGCTGACCGCCCCGTGCTGGGCTAACGTCTCGGGTTTTACGCCGATCATCTGCGCCTTGGCTTCATTAGAATAGGTGACAAAACCCCGTTCAAACCAGGCAGAGCTGCCGGCAATATCGGTAATGGCTTTGGCTACCCAGCCGCCGGTACAGGATTCAGCCGTGGTCACGGTCGCGCCGCGCGCCTTTAGCGCCAGGCCTATGCGCTCGCTGAGCTGCATCAATTCAGTGTCAGTCATAACCGCTCCGTAAACGGCTGAAATGAGAGAGATAAGATAGCACTTTCTCTCTTAATATGGGGGCGAAGGCAGGATTTTACGAGGGTGATTCAGAAAAAAGGCCAGCGTGCGCTGGCCGCTCTGTTTTATAAATAGCTTACTTCATGCTGCTGGCAAGGGTTTCGACGTTATGGCGAAACGCGCTGGCGTAGGTATCCGCGACGCCGCCTTTCGGGCTGAGCGCCTCGGGGTAGAGTTCACCGCCGGGCTGTGCGCCAGTAGCGCTGGCAATCTGCTTCACCAGGCGCGGATCAAGCTGGTTCTCCAGGAACCATGTTTTCACGCCGTCGGCTTTGATCTGCTGGATCAGCGCCCCTACCTTCGCCGCGCTGGCCTCGCTCTCTGACGAGATACCCTGCGGCGCCATAAAGTGCACCCCGTAGGCGCGGCCAAAGTAACCAAAGGCATCATGGCTAGTGAGCACCTTGCGCTTTGCCTCTGGAATGGCGCTAAAACGCGCCTTTGCCCAGCTATCAAGCTGCTGAAGCTGGGCGATGTAGCGCTGACCGCTGGCGTTGAGCGCCGCCTCATCATCCGGGTCGGCTTTGACCAATGCCGCCAGGATAGTCTGTGCGTAGCGTACGCCGTTGCCCGCGCTGTTCCATGCGTGTGGATCGGTCACCGTCTCGCCATCCTCATTCAGCATATGGGTCTCGACGCCCTGGGATGCAACCACCAGCGGGCCGGTAAACCCGGAGGCGCTCACCAGCCGATCCAGCCACCCCTCAAGTCCCAGACCGTTGACCACCACCACGTCAGCTTTAGCCAGCGCCGCGCTATCTTTAGGCGATGGCTCAAAGGTATGCGGATCGCCATCCGGCCCCACCAGCGTTGTCACCTTTACATGCTCGCCGCCTATCTGGCTCACCATATCCCCAAGAATGGAGAAGCTGGCGACCACGTTCAGCGTTTTTGCCATTGCGCTCTGCGCCATCATGCCCAGCGTCAATGCCAGAACGACCCCTGTACGTTTCATCTGTTTTCCTCTTTATAATTAAAAAAACGCGCGCAGACCGTCTGCGAGCCTGCTGCGCGTGCCACATAAAACCGAGATAAAAAAGAGTACGCTGGCGGTGAGCACAATCGCTGGCCCGGCGGGCAGTCCCGCCGTCCATGAGAGGCTCAGCCCTAGCCAGGCACAGAGCGCGCCCCCGAGCGCCGCCAACAGCAGCAGTCCAGGCAGCGTCCTTGCCCAGCAGCGGGCGGCCACGGCGGGTAACATCATCACCCCGACCGCCATTAGCGTACCGAGCACCTGGAAACCGGCCACCAGGTTGAGCACCAGCAGAGCGAGAAACAGGCCGTGCAGCAGCGACGGCAGACGACGGGCATTAACTTCCAGAAAGCTGCTGTCAAAGGCTTCGCTTACCAGTCCCCGATAGAAGAGCGCGAGAGAGAGCAGCGTCAGGCTGGCCACCCCGCAAACGAACAGGGCAGCATCGCTGTCCACCGCCAGAATAGAGCCAAACAGCAGATGCAGCAGATCGACGCTGGAGCCGCGTAGCGAGACCAGCGTAACGCCCAGCGCTAACGAACCGAGGTAGAATCCGGCAAAGCTGGCATCCTCCCGCAGCGGCGTCCGGCGGCTGACCAGACCGGCGATTAACGCCACGGCGATCCCGGCAATAAAGCCGCCGATGGTCATCGCCAGCAGTGACATACCGCTCAGCAGATACCCCACCGCGACGCCTGGCAGGATGGCGTGCGACAAGGCATCGCCCATCAGGCTCATCCGCCGCAGCAGCAGAAAGACGCCCAGCGCAGTCGTGCTTACCGACAGAGCCAGGCAGACCACCAGCGCCCGGCGCATAAAGCCAAATTCGATAAAGGGCTGAAAAAAGAGATGCCAGATCATGCCGCCTCCGCCGTTGCGCCCCAGAAGACGTTATCCGTATCCAGACGCAGGATTTGTGGGAAGTAGCGTGCAACCCGCTCACTGTCATGCAGCACCGCCAGCAGAGTCTGCCCCTGCCGGTGCATATCGACCATGACCTCCATGAGTAGCTGACTGGTGCTCTCATCAATGCCGGTGAAGGGTTCGTCGAGCATGACCAGCGGGGCCTCCTGTACCAGTACCCTGGCGAAAAGCATACGTTGAAACTGACCGCCTGAGAGTCGATCGATTGTGACGTGGGCAAGCGCCAGCAGGCCGACGCGGTCAAGGGACGCTGCTACACGCTGACGGGCGCTGCGGCCCAGCCCTGAAAAGAGGCCGGTACGCGGCCAGCAGCCCATGCTGACCACATCCTGCACCGTGACGGGGAAATCCGACTGCAAGGCATGGCGCTGCGCCAGCCAGCCAATTGTCGGGCGCGTCGAATGCCAGCGCAGAGTGCCGCTCACCGCGGGCTGGAAACCGGCAAGGGTTTTGAGCAGGGTCGATTTTCCGCAGCCGTTAGCACCGACGATAGCGGTCATGCTGCCCGCTTCAATAACCCCACTTAGCGCTGGCGTAACAGCCTGTCCACCGTAACCGGCAACCAGATGATCAAGCTCTATCATGGCAGCGCAACCGCCCAGAGCGTGAAAGCCCACAATAACGCCAGCAACAGTGCGGCCATTGCCAGTCGTAGACCAGCGGAGAGAGAGAAGAACGAACGGGACGTCATTAGCCTGCCTGCAAGATTACACTGAATATGTTATAACATAACAATAACCAGCCGAGGCGCGGATGTAAACAAGGGTTAAAAAAGGGAGTGCATCAAAATGTTA
Above is a genomic segment from Enterobacter sp. C2 containing:
- the recX gene encoding recombination regulator RecX → MTDTSPRRSAYSRLLDRAMRILGMRDHSEQEFRRKLTAPVMTKTGPEPVDATEDDINNVVNWCYENRYLDDARFARQFIASRSRKGYGPARIRQELTQKGIDRETGEEAMRESDIDWIEIAREQAQRKYGDPLPAVFAEKVKVQRFLLYRGFLMEDIKELW
- a CDS encoding metal ABC transporter permease, with amino-acid sequence MIWHLFFQPFIEFGFMRRALVVCLALSVSTTALGVFLLLRRMSLMGDALSHAILPGVAVGYLLSGMSLLAMTIGGFIAGIAVALIAGLVSRRTPLREDASFAGFYLGSLALGVTLVSLRGSSVDLLHLLFGSILAVDSDAALFVCGVASLTLLSLALFYRGLVSEAFDSSFLEVNARRLPSLLHGLFLALLVLNLVAGFQVLGTLMAVGVMMLPAVAARCWARTLPGLLLLAALGGALCAWLGLSLSWTAGLPAGPAIVLTASVLFFISVLCGTRSRLADGLRAFF
- the alaS gene encoding alanine--tRNA ligase; protein product: MSKSTAEIRQAFLDFFHSKGHQVVASSSLVPNNDPTLLFTNAGMNQFKDVFLGLDKRNYSRATTSQRCVRAGGKHNDLENVGYTARHHTFFEMLGNFSFGDYFKHDAIQYAWELLTGENWFNLPKDRLWVTVYETDDEAYEIWEKEVGIPRERIIRIGDNKGGAYASDNFWQMGDTGPCGPCTEIFFDHGAHIAGGPPGSPDEDGDRYIEIWNIVFMQFNRQADGTMEPLPKPSVDTGMGLERIAAVLQHVNSNYEIDLFRDLIAAVAKVTGATDLSNKSLRVIADHIRSCAFLLADGVLPSNESRGYVLRRIIRRAVRHGNMLGAKETFFYKLVAPLIDVMGAAGEELKSQQAQVEQTLKTEEEQFARTLERGLALLDEELAKLTGDTLDGETVFRLYDTYGFPMDLTADVCRERDIKVDEEGFKVAMEAQRNRARESSGFGADYNAMIRVEGASEFKGYDSLELTSKVTALFVEGQSVNTISAGQEAVVILDATPFYAESGGQVGDKGELKGNGFTFTVTDTQKYGQAIGHQGKLASGSLKVGDGVKAEVDEARRERIRLNHSATHLMHAALRDVLGTHVAQKGSLVNDKVLRFDFSHFEAMKPAEIRAVEDLVNAQIRRNLPIETQIMDLEDARAKGAMALFGEKYDERVRVLSMGDFSTELCGGTHASRTGDIGLFRIVSESGTAAGVRRIEAVTGENALASLHAQSEQLQDIAQLLKGDSQNLGEKVRSVLDKTRQLEKELQQLKAQQAAQESANLSDKAEEINGVKLLVSELAGVEPKMLRTMVDDLKNQLGSAVIVLATVAEGKVSLIAGVSKEVTDRVKAGELIGMVAQQVGGKGGGRPDMAQAGGTDASALPAALASVKGWVSAKL
- the pncC gene encoding nicotinamide-nucleotide amidase, with the translated sequence MTDTELMQLSERIGLALKARGATVTTAESCTGGWVAKAITDIAGSSAWFERGFVTYSNEAKAQMIGVKPETLAQHGAVSEPVVVEMAIGAIKAARATYAVSISGIAGPDGGSENKPVGTVWFGFASAAGEGITRRECFAGDRESVRRQATAYALQTLWQHFLQRA
- a CDS encoding ATP-binding cassette domain-containing protein, whose amino-acid sequence is MIELDHLVAGYGGQAVTPALSGVIEAGSMTAIVGANGCGKSTLLKTLAGFQPAVSGTLRWHSTRPTIGWLAQRHALQSDFPVTVQDVVSMGCWPRTGLFSGLGRSARQRVAASLDRVGLLALAHVTIDRLSGGQFQRMLFARVLVQEAPLVMLDEPFTGIDESTSQLLMEVMVDMHRQGQTLLAVLHDSERVARYFPQILRLDTDNVFWGATAEAA
- the recA gene encoding recombinase RecA, which produces MAIDENKQKALAAALGQIEKQFGKGSIMRLGEDRTMDVETISTGSLSLDIALGAGGLPMGRIVEIYGPESSGKTTLTLQVIAAAQRQGKTCAFIDAEHALDPVYARKLGVDIDNLLCSQPDTGEQALEICDALARSGAVDVLVVDSVAALTPKAEIEGEIGDSHMGLAARMMSQAMRKLAGNLKQSNTLLIFINQIRMKIGVMFGNPETTTGGNALKFYASVRLDIRRIGAVKEGDNVVGSETRVKVVKNKIAAPFKQAEFQILYGEGINFYGELVDLGVKEKLIEKAGAWYSYNGEKIGQGKANATTWLKENPATAKEIETKIREILLTNPDTKPDFTVDDNDVNAKETNEDF
- a CDS encoding metal ABC transporter substrate-binding protein, with amino-acid sequence MKRTGVVLALTLGMMAQSAMAKTLNVVASFSILGDMVSQIGGEHVKVTTLVGPDGDPHTFEPSPKDSAALAKADVVVVNGLGLEGWLDRLVSASGFTGPLVVASQGVETHMLNEDGETVTDPHAWNSAGNGVRYAQTILAALVKADPDDEAALNASGQRYIAQLQQLDSWAKARFSAIPEAKRKVLTSHDAFGYFGRAYGVHFMAPQGISSESEASAAKVGALIQQIKADGVKTWFLENQLDPRLVKQIASATGAQPGGELYPEALSPKGGVADTYASAFRHNVETLASSMK